From the Candidatus Nealsonbacteria bacterium genome, one window contains:
- a CDS encoding glycosyltransferase, with protein sequence MLSVIIPAFNEEKLLPLLLESLRTQTFQDFEVIVSDANSKDKTKEVARLWGCKVIKGGLPPVGRNRGAEVAKGDILVFLDSDVVLPKEFLEESLREFKHRELDVAGCYSQPLSDKDIDFIIYGTANAYLKITQFFLPQAPGHCIIIKKEIHKKINGFNEEIKINEDFDYINRAAEIGKFRYLEKIKIPISMRRLDKDGRLTMSVKYAICAFYFALFGGVKSDIFNYRFGHYQEKNKTFKDKIKEFKIKIKNDVKN encoded by the coding sequence ATGCTGTCTGTAATAATTCCCGCTTTTAACGAAGAAAAGCTCTTGCCTTTGCTTTTAGAATCTTTGAGGACCCAAACTTTTCAGGATTTTGAGGTGATTGTTTCCGATGCAAATTCAAAAGATAAAACAAAAGAGGTAGCCAGACTTTGGGGATGCAAGGTAATTAAAGGCGGTTTGCCGCCAGTCGGAAGAAACAGGGGGGCCGAAGTCGCTAAGGGCGATATTTTAGTTTTTTTGGATTCGGACGTGGTTTTGCCGAAAGAATTTCTGGAAGAGTCCTTGAGAGAATTTAAACACAGGGAATTGGACGTTGCTGGTTGTTATTCCCAACCCCTGAGCGACAAAGACATTGATTTCATTATTTACGGAACTGCCAACGCTTATTTGAAGATAACTCAATTTTTCCTTCCCCAGGCTCCCGGCCATTGCATTATTATAAAAAAAGAAATTCATAAAAAAATCAACGGTTTTAATGAAGAAATAAAAATAAACGAAGATTTTGATTATATAAACAGGGCGGCTGAAATAGGGAAATTCAGATATTTAGAAAAAATTAAGATTCCAATATCAATGAGAAGATTGGATAAAGACGGCCGATTAACGATGTCGGTTAAATATGCAATTTGCGCTTTTTATTTCGCCTTATTCGGCGGAGTAAAATCTGATATTTTTAATTACAGGTTCGGCCATTACCAAGAAAAAAATAAAACTTTTAAAGATAAGATAAAAGAATTTAAAATTAAAATTAAAAACGATGTCAAAAATTAA
- the eno gene encoding phosphopyruvate hydratase, with the protein MSKIKSIKAREILDSRGDPTIEVDLVTQDGIFQSSVPSGASKGRNEAKELRDGGKRYHGKGVLKAIKNVNEVLAEKLEGKEATQQKEIDYLMLKLDGTKNKARLGANAILAVSMAVCRAGAKAKGISLFQYISQIFNFEYKNQVLPESVLPQPCFNIINGGAHAGSELDVQEFMILPRAGSFVENLRQASEIYHVLKGILKEKFKESSINLGDEGGFSPPLNKSEEALSLIMEAIKKSGYFQKTEIGLDVAATQFYKNKKYNFEGRSLTSKEFLNFYKKEIQDFPILFIEDPFAEEDFDGFAGITRSIEKKIFILGDDLITTNLERMKIAEEKKACSGMIIKPNQVGTVTETLEAAKLAKFYGWKILVSHRSGDTFDSFISDLAVGIGADFIKAGAPARGERVEKYNRLLRIEEELKK; encoded by the coding sequence ATGTCAAAAATTAAATCAATTAAAGCCAGGGAAATATTGGATTCGCGGGGGGACCCCACTATTGAGGTTGACTTGGTAACGCAGGATGGTATTTTCCAATCATCGGTTCCCTCCGGAGCTTCCAAGGGCAGGAATGAAGCTAAAGAATTAAGAGACGGCGGGAAGCGATATCACGGCAAGGGAGTATTGAAAGCCATAAAAAACGTGAATGAGGTTTTGGCTGAAAAATTAGAAGGCAAAGAAGCAACTCAGCAAAAAGAAATTGATTATTTAATGTTAAAGCTGGACGGTACGAAAAACAAAGCCCGATTGGGAGCTAACGCTATTTTGGCGGTTTCCATGGCGGTTTGCCGAGCCGGGGCCAAAGCCAAGGGAATCTCTCTTTTTCAATATATTTCCCAAATTTTTAATTTTGAATATAAAAATCAGGTATTGCCTGAATCTGTTTTACCCCAGCCCTGTTTTAATATTATTAACGGCGGCGCCCATGCCGGAAGCGAATTAGATGTTCAGGAATTTATGATTTTGCCAAGAGCAGGGTCATTTGTTGAAAACTTGAGGCAAGCTTCAGAAATTTATCATGTTTTAAAAGGAATTTTAAAAGAAAAATTCAAAGAATCATCGATTAATTTGGGAGACGAAGGCGGGTTTTCTCCGCCTTTGAATAAAAGCGAAGAAGCCTTAAGTTTGATAATGGAGGCGATAAAAAAATCAGGTTATTTCCAAAAAACGGAAATTGGATTGGACGTGGCCGCCACTCAGTTTTATAAGAATAAAAAATATAATTTTGAAGGCAGAAGCCTGACTTCAAAAGAATTTTTGAATTTTTATAAAAAAGAAATTCAGGACTTCCCGATTTTATTTATCGAAGACCCTTTTGCCGAAGAGGATTTTGATGGGTTTGCCGGTATTACAAGGTCTATCGAGAAAAAAATATTCATTTTAGGGGACGATTTAATAACGACAAACTTAGAAAGAATGAAAATAGCCGAAGAAAAAAAGGCCTGTTCTGGAATGATTATTAAACCCAATCAAGTGGGCACCGTAACCGAAACTTTGGAAGCGGCAAAATTGGCAAAATTTTACGGTTGGAAAATTTTAGTTTCCCACCGTTCTGGAGACACTTTCGACTCTTTTATTTCCGATTTAGCCGTCGGAATCGGCGCTGATTTTATAAAAGCCGGCGCTCCGGCCCGAGGGGAGAGAGTGGAAAAATATAACAGATTATTAAGAATAGAGGAGGAACTGAAAAAATAA
- a CDS encoding polyprenyl synthetase family protein, whose translation MNFKELSDFLADSSQKVEPKIEELLFSYIDGKNKEAVRYQISTGGKRLRPALALAVCQMFGGKIEDILYPAASLEILHNYSLIIDDIVDKSILRRKTSTCWFKLGKSTAECISIDYAAAVFQGANRSKKPIEISELLAKSMKVLVDGEILDILFEQSGRSNEPYIKQNRYDKVTDQDYFEMVSKKTAILVQTSCEIGALISGAKEKNLEVIKEYGLNLGIAFQIQDDILDIFGFQKSFGKRKGQDIAEGKLGNIVILFAFREFSSEDKKIFLEIIRKGNVKNEELKKALEMIKKTNALSISSAKAQEFINKAKKALESLPQNKWNDILKEVADFVIKREK comes from the coding sequence ATGAATTTTAAAGAATTAAGCGATTTTTTGGCAGATTCTTCTCAAAAAGTTGAACCTAAAATAGAGGAACTTCTTTTTTCTTATATTGACGGGAAAAACAAAGAAGCCGTCAGATATCAAATTTCCACCGGCGGGAAAAGATTAAGGCCGGCCTTGGCTTTGGCTGTTTGCCAAATGTTCGGAGGTAAAATTGAGGATATTTTATATCCGGCTGCCAGTTTAGAAATTTTACACAATTATAGCTTAATAATTGACGATATTGTTGATAAAAGCATTTTAAGAAGGAAAACATCGACTTGTTGGTTTAAATTGGGAAAATCTACTGCCGAATGTATAAGCATTGATTATGCAGCCGCTGTTTTCCAAGGGGCTAATCGTTCGAAAAAGCCGATAGAAATTTCAGAGCTTTTGGCAAAAAGCATGAAAGTTTTGGTTGACGGAGAAATACTGGATATTTTATTTGAACAATCGGGGCGGAGCAACGAGCCTTATATTAAACAAAATCGCTACGACAAAGTGACTGACCAAGATTATTTTGAAATGGTTTCCAAAAAAACAGCTATTTTGGTTCAGACAAGTTGCGAAATCGGGGCTTTGATTTCCGGTGCCAAAGAAAAAAACTTGGAAGTAATAAAAGAGTACGGTTTAAACCTGGGGATAGCTTTTCAGATTCAGGATGACATTTTGGATATTTTCGGTTTCCAGAAATCATTTGGCAAAAGAAAAGGACAGGATATAGCTGAAGGAAAACTCGGCAACATTGTTATTCTTTTTGCTTTTCGGGAATTTTCTTCCGAAGACAAAAAAATTTTTTTGGAAATAATAAGAAAGGGTAATGTAAAAAATGAAGAATTAAAAAAGGCCTTGGAAATGATAAAAAAAACCAATGCTCTTTCAATCTCTTCGGCTAAAGCCCAGGAATTTATAAACAAAGCTAAAAAAGCTCTTGAATCCTTGCCTCAAAACAAATGGAACGATATCTTGAAAGAAGTTGCCGATTTTGTGATAAAAAGGGAAAAATAG